In the genome of Rhodoferax fermentans, one region contains:
- a CDS encoding NAD(+)--dinitrogen-reductase ADP-D-ribosyltransferase, with the protein MDVDSDELDQPQRWYGTNLVGVPSLLLGSAAFNGHPVPLAIAGTRESHMGLFALLERSQDLSEAQDMFTHYMAIAFGLRKPDADELRSMGASEQRRWHSSWRKLLQGWGMDANGVAGAVLKGWVESRFGLVPSFHKAPLVRFPSPAWVTYLQEKTASRHNNNNIHQQLDLLYEFCQWALRRGLLPGVTPESKHLQLWRGSNRCEEQVIHGRLQNRCCTVRLNNLVSFSLSAQDASVFGDWVFEVQVPVCKVLVFPGLLPGQVLQGEQEVLALGGNYEVTARYA; encoded by the coding sequence ATGGATGTCGACTCCGATGAACTTGATCAGCCCCAGCGCTGGTACGGCACCAACCTGGTGGGGGTGCCTTCGCTCTTACTCGGCAGCGCGGCGTTCAACGGCCACCCGGTGCCCCTGGCCATTGCGGGCACACGTGAGTCGCACATGGGGCTGTTTGCACTGCTGGAACGCAGCCAGGACCTAAGCGAGGCGCAGGACATGTTCACCCACTACATGGCGATTGCGTTTGGACTGCGCAAGCCTGATGCGGATGAGCTGCGCAGCATGGGCGCCTCGGAGCAGCGGCGCTGGCACAGCAGCTGGCGCAAGCTGCTGCAGGGCTGGGGCATGGATGCCAACGGTGTGGCGGGTGCGGTGCTCAAGGGTTGGGTCGAGAGCCGTTTTGGGCTGGTGCCGAGTTTTCACAAAGCGCCTCTGGTGCGTTTCCCCTCGCCAGCCTGGGTGACCTACTTGCAGGAAAAAACCGCCAGCCGTCACAACAATAACAACATCCACCAGCAACTCGATCTGCTGTACGAGTTCTGCCAATGGGCGTTGCGCCGTGGCCTGCTGCCGGGGGTCACACCAGAGAGCAAACACCTGCAGCTCTGGCGTGGCAGCAACCGCTGTGAAGAGCAGGTGATCCATGGCCGACTGCAAAACCGGTGCTGCACCGTGCGGCTCAACAACCTGGTGTCGTTCAGTCTGAGTGCGCAGGACGCCTCGGTGTTTGGCGACTGGGTGTTTGAGGTGCAGGTGCCGGTATGCAAGGTGCTGGTTTTTCCCGGCCTCTTGCCGGGCCAGGTGCTGCAGGGTGAGCAGGAGGTGCTGGCCCTGGGTGGCAACTACGAGGTCACGGCACGTTATGCGTGA
- the draG gene encoding ADP-ribosyl-[dinitrogen reductase] hydrolase, with product MREPLDRALGAYLGLAIGDALGATVEFMRPREIAHQYGVHRDIVGGGWLKLARGQVTDDTTMSLALGEALLQAGAPTLIAHAHGDETLTRRIGQAYVQWFKAKPVDCGNTCRRGIMRFMHEGTLSGELNPGDGGNGALMRNLPAVLATLGHDGLFERLSITQARLTHHHPLSDAATLGLGQLLRLLLTGASHPSCQAWVAQWVANNPSFGFTPYRGRATAYVVDTVQTVLYFLTQHEDFEAAMVATVNQGDDADTTGALLGMLAGARCGATRLPSRWLQRLRPDVVRAITDQTYGLLALAASVKPAPNTPSS from the coding sequence ATGCGTGAACCCCTCGACCGCGCCCTGGGCGCTTACCTCGGTTTGGCCATTGGCGATGCACTGGGCGCCACGGTGGAGTTCATGCGCCCACGCGAAATCGCCCACCAATACGGTGTGCACCGCGACATCGTTGGTGGTGGCTGGCTCAAACTGGCGCGTGGTCAGGTCACCGACGACACCACCATGAGCCTGGCCCTCGGTGAGGCGCTGCTGCAAGCGGGTGCGCCCACGCTGATCGCCCATGCACATGGCGACGAGACCCTGACCCGGCGCATCGGCCAGGCCTATGTGCAGTGGTTCAAGGCCAAACCGGTGGACTGTGGCAACACCTGCCGTCGCGGCATCATGCGCTTCATGCACGAGGGCACACTCTCGGGTGAACTCAACCCCGGTGACGGCGGCAACGGCGCGCTGATGCGCAACCTGCCCGCCGTGCTGGCCACCCTGGGCCACGACGGCTTGTTTGAGCGCCTGTCGATCACTCAGGCGCGCCTCACCCACCACCACCCCTTGTCCGATGCCGCCACGCTGGGCCTGGGCCAGTTGCTGCGCCTGCTGCTCACCGGCGCCAGCCACCCAAGCTGCCAGGCCTGGGTGGCCCAGTGGGTGGCCAACAACCCGAGTTTTGGCTTCACCCCCTACCGGGGCCGCGCCACCGCCTATGTGGTCGACACGGTGCAGACCGTGCTGTACTTCCTGACCCAACACGAGGACTTCGAGGCCGCGATGGTGGCCACGGTGAACCAGGGCGACGACGCCGACACCACCGGCGCGCTGCTGGGCATGCTGGCCGGTGCCCGCTGTGGTGCCACCCGACTGCCGTCGCGCTGGTTGCAACGCCTGCGCCCCGACGTGGTACGCGCCATCACCGACCAGACCTATGGTCTGCTGGCGCTGGCGGCCAGTGTGAAGCCCGCGCCAAACACCCCCTCCTCTTGA
- the nifH gene encoding nitrogenase iron protein translates to MAKLRQIAFYGKGGIGKSTTSQNTLAALSDLGQKILIVGCDPKADSTRLILHAKAQDTILSLAAEAGSVEDLELEDVMKIGYKNIRCVESGGPEPGVGCAGRGVITSINFLEENGAYDGVDYVSYDVLGDVVCGGFAMPIRENKAQEIYIVMSGEMMAMYAANNISKGILKYANSGGVRLGGLVCNERKTDKEYELADALAGMLGSKLIHFVPRDNVVQHAELRRMTVIEYAPDSKQAGEYRTLAQKVHNNAGNGTIPTPITMDQLEDMLMEFGIMDVIDESLVGKAAAELAAAQAAAAQLAAA, encoded by the coding sequence ATGGCTAAACTTCGGCAAATCGCCTTCTACGGCAAAGGTGGCATCGGCAAATCGACCACCTCCCAGAACACCCTGGCAGCCTTGTCTGACCTGGGCCAGAAAATCCTCATCGTTGGCTGCGACCCCAAAGCCGACTCCACCCGTCTGATCCTGCACGCCAAGGCGCAGGACACCATCCTGTCACTGGCCGCCGAAGCGGGTTCCGTGGAGGATCTGGAGCTCGAAGACGTGATGAAGATTGGTTACAAAAACATCCGTTGTGTTGAATCCGGTGGCCCAGAGCCAGGTGTTGGTTGCGCTGGCCGCGGTGTGATCACCTCGATCAACTTCCTCGAAGAAAACGGTGCCTATGACGGTGTGGACTATGTGTCCTACGACGTGCTGGGTGACGTGGTGTGTGGCGGTTTTGCCATGCCGATTCGCGAAAACAAGGCGCAGGAAATCTACATCGTCATGTCCGGCGAAATGATGGCCATGTACGCGGCCAACAACATCTCCAAGGGCATTCTGAAATACGCCAACTCGGGTGGTGTGCGTCTGGGTGGCCTGGTGTGTAACGAGCGCAAGACCGACAAGGAATACGAACTGGCCGACGCCCTGGCGGGCATGTTGGGCAGCAAGCTGATCCACTTTGTGCCACGTGACAACGTGGTGCAACACGCCGAACTGCGTCGTATGACGGTGATCGAATACGCCCCTGACTCCAAGCAGGCCGGTGAATACCGCACGCTGGCGCAGAAGGTCCACAACAACGCGGGCAACGGCACCATCCCCACCCCCATCACGATGGACCAGCTCGAAGACATGCTGATGGAGTTCGGGATCATGGATGTGATCGACGAATCCCTGGTCGGCAAGGCCGCCGCAGAACTGGCCGCTGCCCAAGCCGCCGCAGCGCAGCTGGCTGCCGCGTAA